One window of Polycladomyces zharkentensis genomic DNA carries:
- a CDS encoding TadE/TadG family type IV pilus assembly protein, which produces MKWMKKVVKFSRQHRSGGSTVEFVIILPLFLMMAFFVFQFAIAGLAIMDTQAALRDAVRVASVTGDKEKAIQQGKASFGGSGFYRLSQFDITFYEDKVVAKAHTKIDVLFMSSNPFDYDQTAEAPIVR; this is translated from the coding sequence ATGAAGTGGATGAAAAAGGTTGTGAAGTTTAGCCGTCAACACCGCAGTGGTGGTTCCACCGTTGAATTTGTCATCATTTTACCCCTCTTTTTGATGATGGCTTTTTTTGTATTTCAGTTTGCGATTGCCGGATTAGCTATTATGGATACACAAGCAGCGTTACGAGATGCGGTTCGCGTGGCGTCAGTTACAGGTGATAAAGAAAAAGCCATTCAACAAGGGAAAGCCTCTTTTGGCGGGTCCGGATTTTACCGTCTCAGCCAATTCGATATTACATTTTATGAGGATAAAGTGGTAGCCAAAGCACACACAAAGATTGATGTATTGTTTATGTCATCCAATCCGTTTGATTACGATCAAACTGCTGAGGCTCCGATTGTGAGATAA
- a CDS encoding TadE/TadG family type IV pilus assembly protein: MFKKLTDQRGNVTVAWVAILPGFIILALFMGSAMLAWATHSSAQVAADAGSLAATKKLDELIMADFFPFLKNEAIPIPDELKDSEHDLNNEKKMEQIMNKLLSNPVIKERFVQFILDEHRDEIANTVRYYVVKNGGDSKGKIIFPVYGRIQVEARKKYEPLDWDYVSGYIEGTGYGPSRLYLKLLPEKSIEINY; this comes from the coding sequence ATGTTTAAGAAGTTGACAGATCAGCGGGGAAATGTCACAGTGGCTTGGGTAGCGATCCTCCCCGGATTCATCATTTTAGCACTTTTTATGGGAAGCGCCATGCTGGCCTGGGCTACCCACTCCTCTGCTCAGGTCGCTGCTGATGCAGGGAGTTTGGCAGCGACCAAGAAATTGGATGAACTCATCATGGCAGATTTTTTCCCCTTCCTAAAAAACGAAGCCATCCCGATCCCCGATGAACTAAAAGACTCAGAACATGATCTGAATAACGAAAAGAAGATGGAACAAATCATGAATAAACTGTTATCCAATCCTGTCATCAAAGAGAGGTTTGTTCAGTTTATATTGGATGAGCACAGAGATGAGATCGCCAACACGGTTCGTTATTATGTAGTGAAAAATGGAGGGGATAGCAAAGGGAAAATTATCTTTCCTGTTTATGGGCGGATTCAGGTAGAGGCGCGAAAGAAATATGAACCATTGGACTGGGATTATGTAAGTGGATATATCGAGGGAACAGGTTATGGCCCCAGTCGGCTGTACTTAAAATTATTGCCGGAGAAATCTATTGAAATCAACTATTAA